In Paraburkholderia terrae, the DNA window TAAGACTGGACAGCAAATACTCGGAAACGCCGGACAAGACAAAGCATCGAAACTGGCAAAACCCGCTTTCGTCATTGGGAAAGATGTTTGTCGCGGCGCGGACTGATTGAGTCAGCGCTGGCCGGCGCGGTTCCACATGCTGGCAAACGTTGAAGCGGGTGTTGCGTTCACGAATTCTTAAGGCGCGGAGTTTGATTCGATATGAGGTAATTCTTAATTAATAACGTTCGGAAATTTCGCTCTTAAATAGTGGAATTGTGCGCTGGATAATCACCGAATAATCTCGATTGATAATGGGGTCATTTAGTGCCGTCTGATTCGCAAATGCCATAATCGTATCGATTCGGTACAAAAAATCGTGCGGTCTGGACAGTGGGCGCAGCCGCTCGCAACGCCTTGCGCACACCCTGCGGCACCGCGCCGCAACGTCTGCCTTTTCCCCGATCGAGGTCAACCGAAGAGTCACGCAAACGTTCTACAATGGCGATTACCCCCTGATGTGAGTTTTCATGCGCAAATTTTCCCTTCCCGGCCTGACCAGCACGTTTGCGGCAGGCGCGGCGCTCGTCGCGGCAGCAAGCTTTTTTTCCCCGCCAGTTCTCGCCAACAACGTGATCGTGCTCAATTCCGGCGAAGCCACGCTGAGCCTGATCGACGAGGCGACACGTCAGGTGATCGACACGGTGCCGACCGGCAAGGAACCGCATCACCTGATGCCGACGCCGGACAATTCGTCGCTGATCGTCGCGAATTCGGTGTCGAACAATCTGATGTTCGTCGATCCGAAAACGGGTAAGCCGCAGCGCTGGGTCGAGAACATCGAAGACCCGTATCAGATCGGTTTCTCGCCGGATCGCAAGTGGCTCGTGACGACAGGCCTGCGCCTCGACCGTCTCGACATCTATCACTACGATGGCCACAACATGACGCTCGCGAGCCGCCTGCCGCTCGCCGTGATGCCGAGCCACATGGCGTTCACGAACGACAGCAAGACGGTGTTCGTCACGCTGCAGGTGTCGGGTGAACTCGCCGCCGTCGATCTCGCCACGCAGACGGTCAAGTGGAAGATGAAAGTCGGCAAGGTGCCGGCCGGCCTGTGGATGACGCCGGGCGAGAAATACCTGTTGATCGGCATGACGGGTGCGGACTATGTCGCCGTCGTCGACTGGCGCAACCAGAAGATCGTGAAGACGATCACGACGGGCAAGGGCGCGCACAACTTCCGCTCGCTCGCGGACGGCAAGCATGTGGCTGTGTCGAACCGTGTGGCCAGCACGATCAGCATCCTCGACGAGGACACGCTCACCAACGTCGGCGACATCACGGGACTGATGCCGGGACCGGACGACATGGAACTTTCCGCCGACAAACGGTATCTGTGGGTAACGTTCCGTTTTGCGAAGCATGTCGGCGTCATCGACCTGACCACGCACAAGCTGATCCAGACGATCGCCGTCGGCCGTTCGCCGCACGGCATCTATTTCTTCAACCGCGCGCCCGTCACCGCGCCGAACGGGGCCTGATAACGCAGATGGCGCGCCTCGCCGGCGCGCCGTGAATTGCGCCTTGATCCGCGCAGTGAAGCCACACCAGGAAGCCGCGCAGTGAAGCAGAACCGCGACGCATAAAGAGCACCATGTTCCACCTGATCGCCTCCAGTCTCGATAGCTTCGTTTCTTCCGTCCAGACGCTGCTGTACGTCGACGTCGTGCAGCCGCTGCTGTTCCATTTCAACCTGATGGACTACGACGAGGACACGTACGACAGCCTGTACTGGGTGATCGTCGGCGTGCTGGAAGTGCTCGCCATGTACGCGCTGCTGCGTCCGCTCGAAGCGTTGCGGCCCGTCGAGCAGTGGAAGGACCGCAAGGCGGTGCGTGTCGACGTGCTCTACACGTGGATCGCGAAGCTCGGCATTCTCAATCTGTTTTTCTTCTTCGCGCTGCAGCCGTTTTTCGATTCGGTGCAGGGCTGGCTGCGCCTGCAGGGCATCGCGAATATCGAACTCGACAATCTGTGGCCGGGCGTCACGACGCAGCCTTTCGTCACGTTCGTCATGTATCTGCTGGTGCTCGATTTCGCGGGCTACTGGTATCACCGCGGGCAGCACAGGATCGGCGTCTGGTGGGAGTTGCACGCGGTGCATCACAGCCAGCAGCAGATGTCGCTGTGGGCCGACGACCGCAACCATCTGCTCGACGATCTGCTGCAGGCGTGTTTCTTCGCCGTGATCGCGCTGTTCATCGGCGTGCCGCCGTCGCAGTTCGTCGTGCTCGTCGCGATTACGAATCTCGCGCAGAGCGTGCAGCACGCGAACATCCGTCTGCATTTCGGCTGGCTCGGCGAGCGCCTGCTCGTCAGTCCGACCTTCCATCGCCGTCATCACGCCATCGGCTATGGTCACGAAGGTCTCAAGTACGGCTGCAATTTCGGCGTGCTTTTCCCGTGGTGGGACATGCTGTTCGGCAGCGCGTCGTGGAGCCGCGAAATGGAGCCGACGGGCATTCGCGACCAACTCAGCGGCCGTCATTACGGTGAGGGTTTCTGGGCGCAGCACTGGCTGGCGTTCGTGCGCATTGGGCAGCGCATCGCCGGCAAGAAGCAGCGGGGCGCGGCGTAAGCGCGTTGTCGTTGTCGTTTCACTTTCGATGCAACTTTCGGCCGGGCGCGCGTTTCTGACGATCACCGGCCGCGAAGCAACGCTCGCATACTCGCTTGCACGTTCACCCGTCAGTGTCCGCTTTCACTTTCGACGCTGACACCCGACGTGGTTTATCCTGTCCACGTTTCCTTCCTTTTCCTGCATACCCATCAAGTCATCGACTACGCATGAATGATCTCTTGCGCTCGTTCGGGCGCGCGCTTTCTTCCGTGTTGCATCCACGCATGCTGTGGCTGACGTTCATGCCGTTCGCGGCAGCCACGATCGTCTGGGGCGTGGCACTGTGGTTCTCCTGGCAGACCCTGATCGGTGCGACGCGTAACTGGCTCGAAAGCTGGCCGCTCACGACGACGCTCTACGGGCTATTCGATTGGCTGGGTTTTTCGTCGCTGCATGCGGCCGTGGCGCCTTTCATTGTGATTGCCGTCGCGATTCCGCTGATCGTCGTCACTGTGCTCTTGCTGATCGCGACGCTGTCGATGCCCGCCGTGATCAAGCATCTGTCGAAGCGGCAGTTCGCCGCGCTGGAAATGCGGCACGGCGGCACGTTCGCCGGCAGCCTCGTGCATTCCATATGGACGACGCTCGTGTGCCTGCTGGTGCTCGTGATCACGCTGCCGCTGTGGCTGATTCCGCCGTTCTTCGCGCTGATCCCGCCGCTGCTGTGGGGCTGGCTCACTTACCGCGTGATGACGTACGACGCGCTGTCGTTGCACGCCAGCAGCGAAGAGCGGCGTGCGCTGGTGCGCCAGCATCGCCTGCCGCTGCTGCTGATCGGCGTCGCGAGCGGGCTGCTCGGCTCGCTGCCCACGTTGATCTGGGCGTCGTCCGTGTGGCTGATCGTGCTGTTCCCTGTGATGACTGCCGTGACCATCTGGATCTATGCTTTTATCCTCGTATTCACGGCGCTGTGGTTCGGCTACTACTGCCTGCGCGCGCTGCAGCGGATGCGCGCCGGCGAGCATGGCGGGAACGGTCACCACGGTCCCCATGGCGCGCGCGGCACAGCGCCTGTCTCCTACTGATACAAGAGGCTTCAATGGCATTTGGCGTCATCATCATCGGCGATGAAATCCTGTCCGGCAGACGCGTCGACAAGCATCTGCCGAAAGTCATCCAGCTTCTGAGCGCCCGCGGCCTGTCGCTGTCGTGGGCCGAATATATCGGCGACGATCCGGAGCGCATCACGGCGACCTTGCGGCGCACGTTCGCGTCGGGCGATATCGTGTTCTCGACGGGCGGCATCGGCGCAACGCCCGACGATCACACGCGCCAATGCGCCGCCGCCGCGCTCTCCGTGCCGCTCGAATTGCATCCCGAGGCAAAGGCGCTGATCCAGGAGCGTATCCGCGACACGCATCCCGCCAGTTCGTCCGCGCCCGTCGATTTCAACTCGCCGGACAACCTGCATCGTCTGAACATGGGCACGTATCCGCGCGGCGCGTCGATCATTCCGAACGGGTACAACAAGATTCCTGGTTTTTCTGTCGGCGATCATCATTTCGTGCCGGGCTTTCCGGTGATGGCCTGGCCGATGATCGAATGGGTGCTGGATACGAAGTACCAGCATCTGCATCATTCGACGCCGCATGCGGAAAAGTCTCTGCTCGTCTTCGAGTTGCCCGAGTCGACGCTGACGCCGCTGATGGAAAAGATCGAGCATGACTTTCCGGGCGTGCGCGTATTCAGCCTGCCGAGCGTGGGCGATGCGGAGCGCGGGGGCATCTATGCGCGCAAGCATATCGATCTGGGCGTGAAGGGCGAGCCTGAAGCCGTCGCGGCAGCGTTCGTGAAGCTGCGCGAAGGTGTGCATCTGCTCGGTGGCGATATCGTCGAGCCGGAAGTGGCAGCGCACGCGCAGTCGCGTAACTGAGCACGGCAGAGAGGGGCGTGCAACGCGTCCCCGTCCTACGAACATCATCCGCATGTCACATCGCGCGCGGACGATCGCAAAAGAAAACGGCGCACGGTGTTCAACATGCGCCGTGTGCGGAAGAAGCGACGGTTGCGCTTCTTATGTCTGCGTGAGATCCGTCAAGCGCCAATCCACGGCAGTCCGCGGAAACACCAGCCCGACACCGTCTTCCGATGCCCCTGGCCATCCTTGTCGCCTTCGAAGCCTTCCAGCAGATCCAGCGCCTTCGTGAAGCCGGCCTGCGTCGCCGCGATGGCCGCCAGCTTCGAGCGCGCCGCGCTGCGGCACAGGAGCAGCACGGGCGTGTCGGGCGTCGCGACCTGACGCAGCTGATCGATGAATTCGGCATTCGGCACGCCGCCCGGATAGCGTGTCCATTCGACATGCGCATACTGGCCGTCGCCGACGACCGGGCGGCCGACCCAGTCCAGTTCGGCGCGCGTGCGCACATCGACGAGACGGGTGCGCGGATCGAGTTGCAGAAGCTCGAATGCCTCGGCAGGCGTGACGGCGCCCGCGTATGGGAGCTGGTTGTCGACACGGCGCTTTTCAGCCTGGCTGTACAACTGTTCGAGCGTACTCATGACAGCAAATCTCCTTGGGGCCAAAAAAACATTCTAGCAAGCTGTCGAAGCTGCGCACGCCGCGCCACCACGCACAGCGCGAAATTCGAAGACAGGCGGACGCGCCCGGTTATGGTGCAAAATGACCGTCATGCACCAAAACGGAATGTTAAGCGGACGCAGACTAGGAGCATGCACGATAGTGGTGCGGATGCATCGCGTTGCCTCGGTCGATTCCCGCAAACGGTGTCTGCAAATTCCCTGCGAAGGCGCGTCGGCATTGGGGCTGTAACGACGTGGCGCACACGGAACACAAACATGGCACAGAAGCTGCTTTATTGGTGCCGATCAGATTGGCCCGATGCCAGCATCATATTTCCCTGTCCGTCGGTATCGAGGGGTGGACGCATCGAGGCTGGTCAGCTAGATTGGGCGGCGGCTGAACCCGCCGAATTCGTTAATCAGGAGATTGGTTATGAGTAAATCCGTGGCCGACGTCATCCAACTCGTCAAGGACGAGGACGTCAAGTTTGTCGACTTCCGTTTCACCGACACGCGCGGCAAGGAGCAACACGTTTCGGTGCCGGTGTCGGCATTCGACGAAGACAAGTTTGAAAGCGGCCATGCGTTTGACGGTTCCTCGATTGCTGGCTGGAAGGGCATCGAAGCGTCGGACATGCTGCTCGTGCCGGACGCCGACACCGCCTTCATCGACCCGTTCTACGAAGAGTCGACCCTCGTGCTGACCTGCGACGTCGTCGAACCGGCTGACGGCAAGGGCTACGAACGCGATCCGCGCTCGCTCGCAAAGCGCGCCGAAGCGTACCTGAAGAGCACGGGTCTGGGCGACACGGCCTTCTTCGGTCCGGAACCCGAATTCTTCATTTTCGACTCGGTCCAGTGGAGCGCCGACCAGTCGGGCTGCTTCGTCAAGATCGGCTCGGAAGAAGCACCGTGGTCGTCGGGCAAAGAATTCGAAGGCGGCAACACGGGTCACCGTCCGGGCACGAAGGGCGGCTACTTCCCGGTCGCCCCCGTCGACACGTTCCAGGACATCCGCTCGGAAATGTGTCTGCTGCTCGAACAGATCGGCATCCCCGTTGAAGTTCACCACCACGAAGTGGCAGGCCAAGGCCAGAACGAAATCGGCACGAAGTTCTCGACGCTGGTTCAACGCGCTGACTGGACGCAACAGCTGAAGTACATCGTTCACAACGTCGCGCACACGTACGGCAAGACGGCGACGTTCATGCCGAAGCCTATCGTCGGCGACAACGGTTCGGGCATGCACGTTCACCAGTCGATCTGGAAGGACGGCCAGAACATGTTCGCGGGCAACGGCTACGCTGGCCTGTCGGAATTCGCGCTGTTCTACATCGGCGGCATCATCAAGCACGCTCGCGCGCTGAACGCGATCACGAACCCGGGTACGAACTCGTACAAGCGTCTCGTGCCGCACTTCGAAGCGCCTGTGAAGCTGGCTTACTCGGCACGCAACCGTTCGGCATCGATCCGTATTCCGCACGTTGCAAACCCGAAGGGCCGCCGTATCGAAACGCGCTTCCCGGATCCGCTCGCGAACCCGTACCTGTGCTTCTCGGCACTGATGATGGCAGGTCTGGACGGCGTGCAGAACAAGATCCATCCGGGCGAAGCTGCTGACAAGAACCTGTACGACCTGCCGCCGGAAGAGGATGCAAAGATCCCGACCGTGTGTGCCGGCCTCGATCAGGCGCTGGAAGCACTCGACGCAGACCGTGAGTTCCTGACGCGCGGTGGCGTGTTCACCGACGGCATGATCGACGCTTACCTGGAACTGAAGGAAAGCGAGCTGCAACGCGTGCGCATGACGACGCACCCGGTCGAGTTCGAACTGTACTACTCGCTGTAATCGCTGTAGGTGGCGCTGCGCTTCGTTCGCGAGATGCGGCGAAGCGTACGCCCCGACGCTGCGATCGGTCACGAAGGGACGGCGGCGCCGTCCCTTTTTCGTTGGATCGAAAGCTGTGACGTTTTTGTTGCGGAACGGCTGCTGCAGCGTGTTGTTGCTGATTTGAACCGCGTGCGATGAAGCCCGCCTCACCATCTCCTGTCGACGGAGGTTCGCGCTTTGGCGCTGGCTTCCGTCCCATGCAAGGCTATCGAGACCCGACTGCAAGATGGTATTGAAGAACCTGATCAAGGCCAGAAAAGGGCACACCGACGCATTGTCGGATGATGCGCAACTCGTCGAATCCGGTTTGCTGCCGGGCTTCGAGGCGCTGCCCACCGTTCTGCTCGTGCTCGACAAGCGGACGCTGCGTGTCGCGTTCGCGAATCCGTCGGCCGAGTCGATGCTCGAAATGTCGCGCCGGCAGCTTACGCAAATGGCCTGGCCCGACATCTTCACGAACGGCGAAGAACTGACGGCGACCATCGCCGCGATCGCCGCTCACCGTTTTCACGCGACCCATCTGGATGCCGTGCTCGAACGCGCCGGCCACGAGCCGCTGCATGTGCATGCGATCGTCGGCTTCCTGGAGAGCGCGCAGGACTACGTGCTGCTCGAGCTGTTCGAGAACGAGCGTCATCTAAGGTCCGACCGCGAAGAGCGCATTCACGATCTGACGGCCGTCAACAAGCAGCTGATCCGCAATCTCGCGCATGAGATCAAGAACCCGCTCGGCGGTATTCGCGGCGCGGCGCAACTGCTCGAATTCGAACTTGGCGCGCGCGAGCGGGACGAGCTGCGCGAGTACACGCAGGTCGTCATCAAGGAATCGGACCGGCTGCAAACGCTCGTCGACCGCTTGCTCGAACCGCATCGTCATCCGCATATCGTCGGTGACGTGAATATTCATGAAGTATGCGAGCGCGTGCGCGCGGTGATTCTCGCGGAGTTTCCGCGCGGTCTCACGATCGAGCGCGACTACGACGTCAGCGTGCCCGATCTGCGCGGCGACAAGGAGCAACTGATCCAGGCGCTGCTGAACATCGTGCGCAATGCGGCTGAAGCACTGCGCGAACGCATCTCGCAAGGCGATGCACGGATCGAGTTGCGTACCCGCGTGGCGCGCAAGGTGACGATCGCGAAACGTCTTTGCAAGCTGGCACTGGACTTGCATATCGTCGATAACGGGCCCGGCATTCCCGAAGACATACGCGACCGCATCTTCTATCCGCTCGTATCGGGCAGGGAAGACGGCAGCGGTCTTGGCCTGACGCTCGCGCAGACTTTCGTGCAACAGCACGAAGGGATGATCGAAGTGGAGAGCCGTCCGGGTCACACCGAGTTTCAGATTCTGCTGCCGCTCGACAGCTGATGCTCGACTGGTTACACCACACGCAAGACAAGACTTCTGACGGACCTATATGAAGCCGATCTGGATAGTAGACGACGATCAATCGATCCGTTGGGTGCTCGAAAAAGCACTCGCACGCGAGAACTTCGCGACGCGCAGCTTCGCGAATGTGCGCGAAGCCGCGGGCGCACTGGAACACGACAGCCCGCAGGTGCTCGTCTCCGATATCAGGATGCCTGGCGGCTCCGGGCTCGAACTGCTGCAGACCGTGCGCGACCGCGTGCCCGGCTTGCCCGTCATCATCATGACGGCGTTCTCGGATCTCGATAGCGCCGTGGCCGCGTTTCAGGGCGGCGCGTTCGAATACCTCGCCAAGCCGTTCGACGTCGACAAGGCCGTCGAACTGATTCGCCGCGCCGTCGACGAAAGCATGCGCGGCGAGCAGACATGGGACGACCGTGTTGCCGAAGCGCCCGAGATGCTCGGTCAGGCGCCCGCGATGCAGGACATGTTCCGCGCAATCGGCCGCCTGTCGCATTCGGCCGCGACCGTGCTCATTACGGGCGAATCAGGCACCGGTAAGGAACTTGTAGCCCGCGCCTTGCACCGACATAGCCCACGCGCGAACGGTCCGTTCATCGCACTGAACACGGCGGCGATTCCGAAAGATCTGCTGGAATCCGAACTGTTTGGCCATGAGCGCGGTGCGTTCACGGGCGCGCAGGCGATGCGCCAGGGCCGCTTTGAGCAGGCTGAGAACGGCACGCTGTTTCTCGATGAAATCGGCGATATGCCATTCGACTTGCAGACGCGACTGTTGCGCGTGCTGTCGGATGGGCAGTTCTATCGCGTCGGCGGACATAATCCGCTGCGGGCGAATGTGCGCGTGATCGCCGCGACGCACCAGAATCTCGAATCGCGAGTGCGGCAAGGGCTGTTTCGCGAGGACTTGTATCACCGCTTGAACGTGATCCGTCTGCGCTTGCCGGCGCTGCGTGAACGTAGCGAGGACATTCCGCTGCTGACGCGCCACTTCCTGCAGAAGAGTGCGCGCGATCTCGGCGTCGAGCCGAAGCGCGTGTCGGAAGAGGCGCTTGCGTATATGACGTCGCTGCCGTTTCCGGGCAACGTGCGCCAGCTAGAAAACCTTGCGAACTGGCTGACCGTGATGGCGCCTGCACAGACGATCGAGATCAAGGACCTGCCGCCCGATCTCGTATCGACGCAGCAGGCCGGGGCGGAATTCGCAACGTCCGCGGGATCGCTGCCGATCGACGGCGCAGTGGGCAACGGTGGCGTCACAAACGGCGTGGCGCCGAGCGCGGGTGTACCCGTTGCGGCCGGCGGCGTGGTGATTCCGTCGCCTGTTGCCGCGTGGGAAAGTGGGCTGCGTACGGAAGTCGCGAAGCTCCTGCGCGAGAATGCCGCTGATGTAATGGACGAGCTGTCGCGCCGTTTCGAAGCGGCCGTGATCCGCGAAGCGCTCGACTTCACGCGCGGGCGCAAGGTCGAAGCGGCCGAGCGGCTGGGTATCGGGCGCAATACGATCACGCGCAAGATTCAGGAGCTGAATCTCGAACCGTAAGCGCTGACGCCTTTGGGCGTGATGCGAGTGGTGCCGCGTTTGCACGCGGCAAAATAAAGCGGCTCGACGGCGCGGTGCGCCATCGAGCCGCTTCTTCTTTTGCGAACGCGCTTGTGCTGAGGCGGCGAGTTACTCGGTGAGCGCGACGACGGGCGCGTGATCCGAAGGCTGATCCCACTTGCGTGGCGTCTTGTCGACGTCGCAATGCGTGCAGCTTGCGGCAAGCGGCTTCGACAGCAGGATATGGTCGATGCGCAAGCCCGCGTTGCGGCGGAACGCGAGCATCCGGTAATCCCACCACGTGAAGGTCTTCTCAGGCTGCTCGAAGAGCCGGAACGAATCGACGAGACCCAGTTCGACGAGGCGGTTGAACTGCGCGCGCTCTTCCGGCGACACGAGGTTCTGTCCTTCCCACGCCTTCGGATCATGCACGTCGCGGTCTTCGGGCGCGATGTTGTAGTCGCCGAGCAGCGCGAGCTTTGGATGCTGCGCGAGTTCACTGGCGATCCAGTCGTGCAGCGCGTCGAGCCAGCGCAGCTTGTAGGCGAACTTGTCGGTGCCGGGCGCCTGGCCGTTCGGGAAGTAGGCGCAGATCACGCGCACGCCTTCGATGGTGGCCGCGATCACGCGCTGCTGCGGGTCCTCGAAGCCGGGTATGTTGCGCATGACGCTGGCTTCGTCGACGCTCATGCCGTCGCGCACGAGAATGCCGACGCCGTTATACGTCTTCTGACCGGCGAACCAGCTGCGATAACCCTTTTCCTCGAGCTCGGCGCGCGGAAATTTTTCGTCGGGCAGTTTCAGTTCCTGAAGACACAGCACGTCGGTCTGGCTGAGTTCGAGCCAGTCGATCACATGCTGCTGACGAACCTTCAGGGAGTTCACATTCCACGTGGCTAATTTCATCGCTCGTTCTCGTTGTATCAGGTGCTGGATGGAATCTTACCGCGATCGGGCAGCGCCGCTCAGTACGGCAACATGCATAGGCAAAAACGCAAAAGCCCGCAACGCTTTGGGCGATGCGGGCTTTGAATGCGTAACACTGCTTGTACTGCTTGAGGCCGTGTGGAGCAGGACACGATGCCTTTGAAACTGGTTGCGGGGACAGGATTTGAACCTGTGACCTTCGGGTTATGAGCCCGACGAGCTGCCAGACTGCTCCACCCCGCGTCAGAGAGGCGAATTGTACGGACACCTTCGTCATGCGTCAAACATTTGATCGAAGTTTTTTCATCTTCTTCTGCTACGTGCTGGTGGCGTAGTGTTTCATCTCGTCTTTCATCTCAACCACGATCGGCTTCGATCGCCCAGTCGACAGCCTTTTGCGCATGCAGCGCAGTCGTATCGAACACAGGCAGAGCGGAGTCTTCTTGCCTGATCAGCAGCGTGATCTCGGTGCAGCCGAGAATGACGGCCTGCGCGCCGCGCGCCTTCAGGTCTTCGATCACGTTTTGATAGATCGCTCGCGATGACGGCTCGATGATCCCATGACACAACTCGTCGTAGATGATCCGATGGACGTGCGCGCAGCCTTCGTGATCGGGGATCAGCGTATCGAGGCCGAAGCGCTCGCGCAGGCGTCCCGCGTAGAAGGTCTGCTCCATCGTATAGCGCGTGCCCAGCAAGCCGACTCGCTCGATGCCCGCTGCGCGCAGCGCTTCGCCCGTTGGATCGGCGATATGCAGAAAGGGCACCGCGATTGACGCTTCAATGGCTTCATGCACGCGATGCATGGTGTTCGTCGCGAGCAGCACGATGTCGGCGCCACCGCGCTCCAGTTGTCGCGCGGCATCCGCCATCTGCACGCCGAGCGCGTGCCAGTCGCCCGCGCGCTGGTTGGCTTCGACGGGCGCGAAGTCGACGGTCACCATCAGGCTGCGCGCATTGTGATGGCCGCCGAGACGCGCCTTCGCATAGCGGTTCAGCAGCCGGTAATACTCGGCCGACGATTCCCAACTCATCCCGCCGATCACGCCTATCGTTTTCATTCCGCTTCCGTGTCTGTGGTGCCGATGCGGTTGAGTATAGGCTGCGGGTTGTAGCGGCGAGCGGTACGGATCGCGCACGGCCAGCCAGTACGGTACGGTCTTTTGTCCTATGCCATCGGGATGCTCCCCATGCATTCCTTCCGCCGATAGAATCGTAGTCATGCAAAGGAGCCGCCCATGGATCTGATCATCCGCAATGCCGTGTTGCCACGCAGTGCCCCGAAACAGAATGGCCCCGTCGATATAGGCATCGAAGGCGGGCGCATCGTCGCCGTCGAGCCGAACCTGGCTGCCAGTACACGTGAAGAGATCGATGCACAAGGCGCGCTCGTCACGCCGCCATTCATCGACGCGCATTTCCACATGGACGCGACGCTGTCGTATGGCTTGCCGCGCGTGAACGCGTCGGGCACCTTGCTCGAAGGCATCGCGCTGTGGGGCGAGCTGAAGCCGCATCTGACGCAGGAAGCGCTCGTCGAGCGCGCGCTGCAGTATTGCGACTGGGCTGTCGCGCGTGGTCTGCTCGCCATCCGCACGCATGTCGATGTGTGCGACGAGCGCCTGCTGGCTGTCGAAGCACTGCTCGAAGTGAAGCGCCGCGTCGCGCCTTACATGGACCTGCAACTGGTCGCGTTTCCGCAAGACGGGCTGCTGCGCAGTGCGGGTGCGTTCGACAACCTCAAGCGTGCGATTGCGATGGGTGTCGACGTGGTCGGCGGCATTCCGCATTTCGAACGGACGATGGCGGACGGCGCGGAGTCGGTGCGGCTTCTATGCGAGTTCGCGGCAGAGAAAGGCTTGCGGGTCGACATGCATTGCGACGAATCGGACGATCCGCTGTCGCGGCACATCGAAACGCTTGCGGCGCAGACGCATCGGCTCGGGTTGCATGGGCGCGTGACGGGTTCGCATCTGACGTCGATGCATTCGATGGACAACTACTATGTCAGCAAGCTGCTGCCGCTGATGTGTGAGTCAGGTGTGGCGGCCATCGCGAATCCGCTGATTAACATCACGCTGCAAGGGCGTTCAGATACCTATCCGAAGCGGCGTGGCATGACACGCGTGCCGGAGATGCTGGCGGCCGGCATCAACGTCGCGTTTGGTCACGATTGCGTGATGGACCCGTGGTATAGCCTTGGCTCCGGCGACATGCTCGAAGTCGCGCACATGGGTCTGCATGTCG includes these proteins:
- a CDS encoding beta-propeller fold lactonase family protein, with protein sequence MRKFSLPGLTSTFAAGAALVAAASFFSPPVLANNVIVLNSGEATLSLIDEATRQVIDTVPTGKEPHHLMPTPDNSSLIVANSVSNNLMFVDPKTGKPQRWVENIEDPYQIGFSPDRKWLVTTGLRLDRLDIYHYDGHNMTLASRLPLAVMPSHMAFTNDSKTVFVTLQVSGELAAVDLATQTVKWKMKVGKVPAGLWMTPGEKYLLIGMTGADYVAVVDWRNQKIVKTITTGKGAHNFRSLADGKHVAVSNRVASTISILDEDTLTNVGDITGLMPGPDDMELSADKRYLWVTFRFAKHVGVIDLTTHKLIQTIAVGRSPHGIYFFNRAPVTAPNGA
- a CDS encoding sterol desaturase family protein, encoding MFHLIASSLDSFVSSVQTLLYVDVVQPLLFHFNLMDYDEDTYDSLYWVIVGVLEVLAMYALLRPLEALRPVEQWKDRKAVRVDVLYTWIAKLGILNLFFFFALQPFFDSVQGWLRLQGIANIELDNLWPGVTTQPFVTFVMYLLVLDFAGYWYHRGQHRIGVWWELHAVHHSQQQMSLWADDRNHLLDDLLQACFFAVIALFIGVPPSQFVVLVAITNLAQSVQHANIRLHFGWLGERLLVSPTFHRRHHAIGYGHEGLKYGCNFGVLFPWWDMLFGSASWSREMEPTGIRDQLSGRHYGEGFWAQHWLAFVRIGQRIAGKKQRGAA
- a CDS encoding EI24 domain-containing protein, translated to MNDLLRSFGRALSSVLHPRMLWLTFMPFAAATIVWGVALWFSWQTLIGATRNWLESWPLTTTLYGLFDWLGFSSLHAAVAPFIVIAVAIPLIVVTVLLLIATLSMPAVIKHLSKRQFAALEMRHGGTFAGSLVHSIWTTLVCLLVLVITLPLWLIPPFFALIPPLLWGWLTYRVMTYDALSLHASSEERRALVRQHRLPLLLIGVASGLLGSLPTLIWASSVWLIVLFPVMTAVTIWIYAFILVFTALWFGYYCLRALQRMRAGEHGGNGHHGPHGARGTAPVSY
- a CDS encoding competence/damage-inducible protein A, which translates into the protein MAFGVIIIGDEILSGRRVDKHLPKVIQLLSARGLSLSWAEYIGDDPERITATLRRTFASGDIVFSTGGIGATPDDHTRQCAAAALSVPLELHPEAKALIQERIRDTHPASSSAPVDFNSPDNLHRLNMGTYPRGASIIPNGYNKIPGFSVGDHHFVPGFPVMAWPMIEWVLDTKYQHLHHSTPHAEKSLLVFELPESTLTPLMEKIEHDFPGVRVFSLPSVGDAERGGIYARKHIDLGVKGEPEAVAAAFVKLREGVHLLGGDIVEPEVAAHAQSRN
- a CDS encoding rhodanese-like domain-containing protein; translated protein: MSTLEQLYSQAEKRRVDNQLPYAGAVTPAEAFELLQLDPRTRLVDVRTRAELDWVGRPVVGDGQYAHVEWTRYPGGVPNAEFIDQLRQVATPDTPVLLLCRSAARSKLAAIAATQAGFTKALDLLEGFEGDKDGQGHRKTVSGWCFRGLPWIGA
- the glnA gene encoding type I glutamate--ammonia ligase, whose product is MSKSVADVIQLVKDEDVKFVDFRFTDTRGKEQHVSVPVSAFDEDKFESGHAFDGSSIAGWKGIEASDMLLVPDADTAFIDPFYEESTLVLTCDVVEPADGKGYERDPRSLAKRAEAYLKSTGLGDTAFFGPEPEFFIFDSVQWSADQSGCFVKIGSEEAPWSSGKEFEGGNTGHRPGTKGGYFPVAPVDTFQDIRSEMCLLLEQIGIPVEVHHHEVAGQGQNEIGTKFSTLVQRADWTQQLKYIVHNVAHTYGKTATFMPKPIVGDNGSGMHVHQSIWKDGQNMFAGNGYAGLSEFALFYIGGIIKHARALNAITNPGTNSYKRLVPHFEAPVKLAYSARNRSASIRIPHVANPKGRRIETRFPDPLANPYLCFSALMMAGLDGVQNKIHPGEAADKNLYDLPPEEDAKIPTVCAGLDQALEALDADREFLTRGGVFTDGMIDAYLELKESELQRVRMTTHPVEFELYYSL
- the glnL gene encoding nitrogen regulation protein NR(II), whose amino-acid sequence is MVLKNLIKARKGHTDALSDDAQLVESGLLPGFEALPTVLLVLDKRTLRVAFANPSAESMLEMSRRQLTQMAWPDIFTNGEELTATIAAIAAHRFHATHLDAVLERAGHEPLHVHAIVGFLESAQDYVLLELFENERHLRSDREERIHDLTAVNKQLIRNLAHEIKNPLGGIRGAAQLLEFELGARERDELREYTQVVIKESDRLQTLVDRLLEPHRHPHIVGDVNIHEVCERVRAVILAEFPRGLTIERDYDVSVPDLRGDKEQLIQALLNIVRNAAEALRERISQGDARIELRTRVARKVTIAKRLCKLALDLHIVDNGPGIPEDIRDRIFYPLVSGREDGSGLGLTLAQTFVQQHEGMIEVESRPGHTEFQILLPLDS